Within the Micromonospora citrea genome, the region GCACCAGGACCTGGTCCCCGGCGGCGTGCCCGAGGGTGTCGTTGACCTCCTTGAAGTGGTTGAGGTCGATCAGCACCAGCGCGGTCACTCCGTCGGCGTGCCGGGCGTGGAGGTGTTCGGTGCCCTGGTCGAGCAGGTGGCGGCGGTTGGCCAGCCCGGTCAGCGCGTCGTGGGTGGCGGCGTACGCGTGCTCGTCGGCGATCCGGGCCAGCTCGGCGTACGCCCGGGCGTTGCGCACCGCCGTGCACAGCGCCGAGGCGAAGGTGCGCAACGTGTACTGCTCCCGCTCGGAGAGCCGCACCGGCCCGCGGAAGCGCAGGCGCAGCACGCCCACGTCGGCCGTCCGGTCGTGCCCCTCCAGCGGGGTCGGGACCACGGTGCCGTCGACCGTGGTGGGCTCGCCGGCCGGCCCGTCGTGCGTGATGCCGCCCGCCCCGCCGCGCACGGTCCGGCCGTCGCGCAGCTCGACCTCGACCTCGTCGGCGGAGAACAGCTCGGCGGCCTGGGTGACCGCCGTGGTGAGGACCTCGTCGAGGTCGACCACGTTGAGCGCGTCGGTGGTGCGGGCCAGCCGCTGCCACGCCTGCTGCTCGGTGCGGGCCTTGACCCGGTTGGAGTAGAGCAGGTGGAGGCTGAGCACGAGGGGCGGCACGGCGAGCAGGAGTCTGGGGTCGGCGCGCAGGATGAAGAGCGTGGTCACGATGAGGGCGAAGCGCGCCACCATGCTCGTCAGCCGCATCCCCAGGTCCTCCCGGAAGAGATGCGCGAGCCCGGTGCCGGTGGCGAGCGCGATGACCGGGAGGGTCAGCAGCTCGTCCAGGACCACGGCGACCGCGTAGGCGAGCCCGATCAGCCCGACCACACGGGTGAGGTCGGCGGGCGCCGGTGGCCATCCGGCCGCGTGGAGCGTCACCCCCGCGCCCGTTGCCAGCAGCATGCTCTTGGCTACTCCGAAGGCGGCCTTCAGCGGTGGGAGCTTGATGAGCACGAGGGCGATCGCCACTCCGACGCCGGTGGTCAGGACGACCAGCGGCGTCGGCGCGACCGCCAGGCTCAGGATGATCGCCGTCTCGCTCCAGGAGATGGCGTGGACGGTCGCGCGGATCCGGATGCGCCACTTGATCGTCACACCCAGGGCGGCCATGAAGATCAGGCTGACGCTGAGCGCCAGGTCTTCACCCGACAGGTCGAGTCGCGTCAGCCTGTGCAGGGAGACGACCGCCGCGGCCGTGGCCACAACGCAGACGAGGCCGAGGTGCAGCGTCAGCCGCCGCTCGGCCTCTGTCTCGCCCGCGTTCGGTCGTGTCACCGCACCCCCGACTGCCGCCCGCCCTCTGTGGGCAGACGCAAAGGCTACCTACGGTCACTCGACGACCACAATCCTCTTACTGCCACTCGTGTGCCGACATGGCCTTGTCCCTCCTGGTCGAAAACCCAACTCAGCTACGGCTACGGGCACAGCCTAGGTGTGGTTAAGGCAATTTTGGAGGGATATATGTAACTATGAGCAATGGATGAGAATCGCGAGACTTGTCGTGACTTTCTGTTTCCGTATCGGGACGCAGTGCTGTACTTCTAACTGCCTCCGGTTAACACCAGATAATCGCTCAGTGTCCGCCTCCGCGCTTCGAAACCGAAGAGCCCGCAGACCCGATCATGGTCGCGTCGCGAACCGGCCGGCGCTGCCTCGACGCGTTCCGTGGCGGCGTAATTGCTCGCGTTGTCCGGCAGCCCATATCCCATGGGTGGCCCGCCTTGTCGTCGTTGCCGTCATTGCCGCTCGACCAGCGCGAACCGACGCGCATCGGTCGGGGGGATTGTGTCATTCATCCGGGACCGCTAAGTGTCCTCCGTTCGATCGGTCGCGACTGTTCGTTCATATGTTCGGGCGAGGTCGCTCTCGGTAATGAGCTTCTCGCCCGGTGGTGCCGTTCGCCTTACGTATTCGGTC harbors:
- a CDS encoding putative bifunctional diguanylate cyclase/phosphodiesterase, with the translated sequence MTRPNAGETEAERRLTLHLGLVCVVATAAAVVSLHRLTRLDLSGEDLALSVSLIFMAALGVTIKWRIRIRATVHAISWSETAIILSLAVAPTPLVVLTTGVGVAIALVLIKLPPLKAAFGVAKSMLLATGAGVTLHAAGWPPAPADLTRVVGLIGLAYAVAVVLDELLTLPVIALATGTGLAHLFREDLGMRLTSMVARFALIVTTLFILRADPRLLLAVPPLVLSLHLLYSNRVKARTEQQAWQRLARTTDALNVVDLDEVLTTAVTQAAELFSADEVEVELRDGRTVRGGAGGITHDGPAGEPTTVDGTVVPTPLEGHDRTADVGVLRLRFRGPVRLSEREQYTLRTFASALCTAVRNARAYAELARIADEHAYAATHDALTGLANRRHLLDQGTEHLHARHADGVTALVLIDLNHFKEVNDTLGHAAGDQVLVQVAERLSAAAQEGDLVARLGGDEFAVLLRGLPAPAVAAHRAETLLAALHEPFDLDGMRISVEASGGIAAAPATGGVAELLRRADVAMYQAKRAGQRISTYAPTRDTADLGRLTLGGELPRAVADHEFTVNFQPIVDLGSGLVTGAEALARWRHPVHGVIDPLRFLEAVERSGLLPAFAEAILDQALIAARAWRDAGFDVPVAVNVSPRSLLDARFPGSVLARLRAHDLPPDRLVLELTETLTLSQLDVVDRVLTRLRDEGIRLALDDFGTGYSSLSLLSRIPVHELKIDRSFVTAMESSAEAAAVIRSTLDLGRSLGLDVVAEGVESEPQRRALWELGCTAGQGHLFARPMPAGTLLTAFRRGSGGSPGALAPPLHDTGAVIRLAPGRRQGGRGRTDRHLPA